From a region of the Panicum virgatum strain AP13 chromosome 2K, P.virgatum_v5, whole genome shotgun sequence genome:
- the LOC120694715 gene encoding beta-glucosidase 26 isoform X1: MQTAMKKLIAPVVVLAVALAAAHVLLLMLPAAQCYWLNPEIYDAGGLSRRAFPEGFVFGTAASAYQVEGMAKQGGRGPSIWDAFIEVPGTIPNNATADVSVDEYHRYKEDVNIMKNMGFDAYRFSISWSRIFPNGTGKVNQEGVDYYNRLIDYMIQQGITPYANLYHYDLPLALHEQYLGWLSPKIVEAFADYAEFCFQTFGDRVKNWFTFNEPRCVAALGYDNGLHAPGRCSECAAGGNSTTEPYLVAHHLILSHAAAVKRYRDKYQLYQKGRIGILLDFVWYEPFSNSSADRAAAQRARDFHLGWFLDPIINGWYPYSMQEIVKDRLPLFSDEESRMVKGSIDYVGINHYTSYYMKDPGTWNLMPVSYQDDWHVGFVYERNGVPIGAHVRANSYWLYIVPWGINKAVNYVKETYENPTMILAENGMDQPGNASITQGVHDTIRIRYYRHYITELKKAIDDGARVIGYFAWSLLDNFEWRLGYTSRFGLVYVDYKTLKRYPKDSAFWFKHMLSKKRS; this comes from the exons ATGCAGACAGCCATGAAGAAGCTCATAGCACCGGTGGTAGTGCTAGCGGTGGCACTGGCAGCAGCTCATGTCTTGTTGCTGATGCTGCCGGCGGCGCAATGCTACTGGCTCAACCCGGAGATCTACGACGCCGGCGGGCTCAGCCGCCGCGCGTTCCCGGAGGGGTTCGTCTTCGGGACGGCCGCGTCGGCGTACCAGGTCGAGGGGATGGCCAAGCAGGGAGGCCGGGGGCCCAGCATCTGGGACGCCTTCATCGAGGTGCCAG GGACGATCCCTAACAATGCCACGGCTGATGTGTCGGTCGACGAGTATCATCGATACAAG GAAGATGTGAACATAATGAAGAACATGGGCTTTGATGCGTACCGGTTTTCGATCTCTTGGTCTAGGATTTTCCCAA ATGGAACTGGTAAGGTGAACCAGGAAGGAGTGGATTACTACAACAGGCTCATAGATTACATGATTCAGCAAG GAATCACCCCATATGCAAACCTCTACCACTATGATCTCCCATTGGCACTCCATGAGCAGTACCTTGGCTGGCTTAGCCCAAAGATTGT GGAGGCGTTTGCAGACTACGCTGAATTCTGCTTCCAGACATTTGGAGACAGGGTGAAGAACTGGTTTACCTTCAACGAGCCGAGGTGCGTCGCTGCCCTGGGCTACGACAATGGCTTGCACGCACCAGGAAGGTGTTCCGAGTGTGCTGCCGGAGGCAACTCCACGACAGAGCCGTACCTAGTTGCGCACCATCTCATCCTATCTCATGCAGCTGCTGTGAAGCGATATCGCGATAAATATCAG CTATACCAAAAGGGGAGGATTGGAATTCTCTTGGATTTTGTGTGGTACGAACCTTTCAGCAACAGCAGTGCAGATCGAGCTGCAGCACAGCGAGCCAGGGACTTCCACCTCGGCTG GTTCCTTGACCCCATTATAAATGGATGGTACCCGTACTCAATGCAAGAGATTGTCAAGGATAGGCTGCCATTGTTCAGCGATGAAGAGTCCAGGATGGTGAAAGGCTCCATAGACTACGTTGGCATCAACCACTACACTTCTTACTACATGAAGGACCCTGGGACATGGAACCTGATGCCAGTTAGCTACCAGGATGATTGGCATGTTGGTTTTGTCT ACGAAAGAAACGGTGTTCCTATTGGCGCTCATGTACGT GCAAACTCCTACTGGCTGTACATTGTACCGTGGGGAATCAACAAGGCTGTCAACTATGTCAAGGAAACCTATGAAAATCCTACAATGATCCTTGCTGAAAATG GAATGGACCAACCAGGTAACGCCAGTATTACTCAGGGTGTGCATGACACGATAAGAATCCGATATTACAGACACTACATAACAGAGCTCAAGAAGGCGATAGATGATGGCGCCAGAGTTATTGGGTACTTTGCATGGTCACTGCTTGACAACTTTGAGTGGAGGCTTGGTTACACTTCCCGGTTTGGCCTGGTCTATGTGGACTACAAGACACTGAAAAGGTACCCCAAGGATTCAGCTTTCTGGTTCAAGCACATGCTCTCCAAGAAGAGGAGCTAG
- the LOC120694715 gene encoding beta-glucosidase 26 isoform X2: MQTAMKKLIAPVVVLAVALAAAHVLLLMLPAAQCYWLNPEIYDAGGLSRRAFPEGFVFGTAASAYQVEGMAKQGGRGPSIWDAFIEVPGTIPNNATADVSVDEYHRYKEDVNIMKNMGFDAYRFSISWSRIFPNGTGKVNQEGVDYYNRLIDYMIQQGITPYANLYHYDLPLALHEQYLGWLSPKIVEAFADYAEFCFQTFGDRVKNWFTFNEPRCVAALGYDNGLHAPGRCSECAAGGNSTTEPYLVAHHLILSHAAAVKRYRDKYQLYQKGRIGILLDFVWYEPFSNSSADRAAAQRARDFHLGWFLDPIINGWYPYSMQEIVKDRLPLFSDEESRMVKGSIDYVGINHYTSYYMKDPGTWNLMPVSYQDDWHVGFVYERNGVPIGAHANSYWLYIVPWGINKAVNYVKETYENPTMILAENGMDQPGNASITQGVHDTIRIRYYRHYITELKKAIDDGARVIGYFAWSLLDNFEWRLGYTSRFGLVYVDYKTLKRYPKDSAFWFKHMLSKKRS, translated from the exons ATGCAGACAGCCATGAAGAAGCTCATAGCACCGGTGGTAGTGCTAGCGGTGGCACTGGCAGCAGCTCATGTCTTGTTGCTGATGCTGCCGGCGGCGCAATGCTACTGGCTCAACCCGGAGATCTACGACGCCGGCGGGCTCAGCCGCCGCGCGTTCCCGGAGGGGTTCGTCTTCGGGACGGCCGCGTCGGCGTACCAGGTCGAGGGGATGGCCAAGCAGGGAGGCCGGGGGCCCAGCATCTGGGACGCCTTCATCGAGGTGCCAG GGACGATCCCTAACAATGCCACGGCTGATGTGTCGGTCGACGAGTATCATCGATACAAG GAAGATGTGAACATAATGAAGAACATGGGCTTTGATGCGTACCGGTTTTCGATCTCTTGGTCTAGGATTTTCCCAA ATGGAACTGGTAAGGTGAACCAGGAAGGAGTGGATTACTACAACAGGCTCATAGATTACATGATTCAGCAAG GAATCACCCCATATGCAAACCTCTACCACTATGATCTCCCATTGGCACTCCATGAGCAGTACCTTGGCTGGCTTAGCCCAAAGATTGT GGAGGCGTTTGCAGACTACGCTGAATTCTGCTTCCAGACATTTGGAGACAGGGTGAAGAACTGGTTTACCTTCAACGAGCCGAGGTGCGTCGCTGCCCTGGGCTACGACAATGGCTTGCACGCACCAGGAAGGTGTTCCGAGTGTGCTGCCGGAGGCAACTCCACGACAGAGCCGTACCTAGTTGCGCACCATCTCATCCTATCTCATGCAGCTGCTGTGAAGCGATATCGCGATAAATATCAG CTATACCAAAAGGGGAGGATTGGAATTCTCTTGGATTTTGTGTGGTACGAACCTTTCAGCAACAGCAGTGCAGATCGAGCTGCAGCACAGCGAGCCAGGGACTTCCACCTCGGCTG GTTCCTTGACCCCATTATAAATGGATGGTACCCGTACTCAATGCAAGAGATTGTCAAGGATAGGCTGCCATTGTTCAGCGATGAAGAGTCCAGGATGGTGAAAGGCTCCATAGACTACGTTGGCATCAACCACTACACTTCTTACTACATGAAGGACCCTGGGACATGGAACCTGATGCCAGTTAGCTACCAGGATGATTGGCATGTTGGTTTTGTCT ACGAAAGAAACGGTGTTCCTATTGGCGCTCAT GCAAACTCCTACTGGCTGTACATTGTACCGTGGGGAATCAACAAGGCTGTCAACTATGTCAAGGAAACCTATGAAAATCCTACAATGATCCTTGCTGAAAATG GAATGGACCAACCAGGTAACGCCAGTATTACTCAGGGTGTGCATGACACGATAAGAATCCGATATTACAGACACTACATAACAGAGCTCAAGAAGGCGATAGATGATGGCGCCAGAGTTATTGGGTACTTTGCATGGTCACTGCTTGACAACTTTGAGTGGAGGCTTGGTTACACTTCCCGGTTTGGCCTGGTCTATGTGGACTACAAGACACTGAAAAGGTACCCCAAGGATTCAGCTTTCTGGTTCAAGCACATGCTCTCCAAGAAGAGGAGCTAG
- the LOC120694716 gene encoding uncharacterized protein LOC120694716 gives MGTDYPTFADVSGASALLFLADSSPPPPPALSDELSCNSGSSSYSCTSARSCVSDSARRGRPVDPLRVLAVVASLRRINPKVLAEATSTLFHSGAENKRKGVWIDIDSYNDDEDQSERSSAVASEGSIVTAAASVGSTATSGRCRRPPRASDCGGGEKPPRRADVIMQWFSRSQAGPATENDIRAAVGDNSGTSKAIRWLLKQKGGLRRAGTGGPLDPYVYMVAE, from the exons ATGGGAACGGACTACCCCACCTTCGCGGACGTCTCCGGGGCCAgcgccctcctcttcctcgccgactcctcgcctccgcctcctcccgctcTCAG CGACGAGCTCTCCTGTAACTCGGGCTCCTCCTCCTACTCCTGCACGTCAGCGAGGTCGTGCGTTTCCGACTCGGCAAGGCGCGGCCGCCCCGTCGATCCCCTCCGcgtgctcgccgtcgtcgcctccCTCCGCCGCATCAACCCTAAG GTGCTCGCCGAGGCCACAAGCACGCTGTTCCACAGCGGGGCGGAGAATAAGCGGAAGGGTGTGTGGATCGATATCGACAGCTACAACGACGACGAGGACCAGAGCGAGAGGAGCAGCGCGGTGGCCAGCGAGGGGAGCATCGTCACGGCCGCCGCGTCCGTGGGCTCCACGGCCACGTCGGGTAgatgccgccggcctccgcgggCGAGTGATTGTGGGGGTGGTGAGAAGCCGCCGAGGAGGGCAGACGTGATCATGCAGTGGTTTTCGCGGTCGCAAGCTGGGCCGGCCACGGAGAACGATATCCGCGCCGCGGTTGGGGACAACTCCGGGACGAGCAAAGCGATACGCTG GCTGCTGAAGCAGAAGGGGGGCTTGCGGCGAGCAGGCACTGGTGGCCCCTTGGATCCGTATGTTTATATG GTCGCAGAATGA